In Streptomyces puniciscabiei, a single genomic region encodes these proteins:
- a CDS encoding cytochrome P450 yields MSVREASPVPDVFDPRRYAVGVPYDDYRLLRDHHPVAWQEEPEVLGWPAGPGFWAVTRHEDVVRVLKDAMTYSSHLGATQIRDPDPADLPFIRRMMLNQDPPLHGRLRRLVSRAFTPGRVDRFAAVARERARTLLAGALQQAREGDGTVDLVATVTDEYALLNLADLLGVPESDRRLLLHWTQRVIGYQDPDEAGPEVLDATGKPVNPRSPAMLKDMFAYAGQLAEHKRRHPADDILTTLAHEAELADGELEMFFFLLTVAGNDTVRSAAPGGLLALSEHPAAYDSLRAGKTELSTAVEELLRWHPPVLTFRRTAVRDTELAGQRIRAGDKVVVFHASANRDERVFADPSRLDLARSPNPHVSFGDGPHVCLGAHFARLQLRLFHEEVLRALPAPRPAAPAGRLVSNFINGIKSLQIKVT; encoded by the coding sequence GTGAGCGTGCGTGAGGCCTCGCCGGTGCCCGACGTGTTCGACCCGCGCCGGTACGCCGTCGGTGTGCCGTACGACGACTACCGCCTGCTGCGCGACCATCACCCGGTCGCCTGGCAGGAGGAGCCGGAGGTGCTCGGCTGGCCGGCCGGGCCGGGCTTCTGGGCGGTGACCCGGCACGAGGACGTCGTCCGGGTGCTGAAGGACGCCATGACGTACTCCTCTCACCTCGGCGCGACCCAGATCCGTGACCCGGACCCGGCGGACCTGCCGTTCATCCGCCGCATGATGCTCAACCAGGACCCGCCGCTGCACGGGCGCTTGCGGCGGCTGGTGAGCCGGGCGTTCACGCCGGGCCGGGTCGACCGGTTCGCGGCCGTCGCCCGGGAGCGGGCACGCACCCTGCTCGCCGGGGCCCTTCAGCAGGCCCGGGAAGGGGACGGCACCGTCGATCTGGTGGCCACTGTCACCGACGAGTACGCCCTGCTGAACCTGGCGGATCTGCTGGGCGTGCCGGAGAGCGACCGGCGGCTGCTGCTGCACTGGACGCAGCGGGTCATCGGCTACCAGGACCCGGACGAGGCCGGTCCTGAGGTGCTGGACGCGACGGGAAAGCCGGTCAATCCGCGGTCACCGGCGATGCTGAAGGACATGTTCGCGTACGCCGGACAGCTGGCCGAGCACAAGCGACGGCATCCTGCCGACGACATCCTGACGACGCTCGCCCACGAGGCGGAACTCGCCGACGGTGAGCTGGAGATGTTCTTCTTCCTGCTGACGGTCGCGGGCAATGACACGGTGCGCAGTGCGGCTCCGGGTGGGCTGCTGGCGCTGTCGGAACACCCGGCGGCGTACGACTCGCTGCGCGCCGGGAAGACGGAACTGTCCACGGCCGTCGAGGAGTTGCTGCGCTGGCATCCTCCCGTGCTGACCTTCCGGCGGACCGCGGTGCGGGACACCGAGCTGGCGGGGCAGCGGATCCGGGCCGGTGACAAGGTCGTGGTCTTCCACGCCTCGGCCAACCGGGACGAGCGGGTCTTCGCCGATCCGTCCCGGCTCGACCTCGCCCGCTCCCCCAACCCGCACGTGTCCTTCGGCGACGGCCCGCACGTATGCCTGGGCGCCCACTTCGCACGGTTGCAGCTACGGCTGTTCCACGAGGAGGTGCTGCGGGCGCTCCCCGCTCCGCGGCCGGCGGCACCGGCCGGGCGGCTTGTGTCGAACTTCATCAACGGCATCAAGTCCCTGCAGATCAAGGTCACTTGA
- the cyc2 gene encoding germacradienol/geosmin synthase Cyc2, with protein sequence MTQPFELPHFYMPYPARLNPHLDEARAHSTEWAREMGMLEGSGIWEQADLEAHDYGLLCAYTHPDCDGPALSLITDWYVWVFFFDDHFLDMYKRTQDRAAGKAHLDRLPLFMPLDPATPVPQPENPVEAGLKDLWARTVPSMSVDWRRRFSVATEHLLNESMWELSNMNEGRIANPVEYIEMRRKVGGAPWSAGLVEYATAEVPAAVAGTRPLRVLMETFADAVHLRNDLFSYQREVEDEGENSNGVLVLETFFGCTTQEAAETVNDILTSRLHQFEHTAFTEVPAVALEKGLTPDQAAAIAAYTKGLQDWQSGGHEWHLRSSRYMNKGARSGSPWQLPSGPGVFAADVGALLASAAQERLRAYAHLPYQTVGPSILPEFPMPYRLELSPHLDDARRNLVGWSHRMGILQEGIWDEDKLAAYDLALCSAGMDPDATPEALDLSAQWLAWGTYGDDYYPLVYGHRRDLAAARLTTARLSQCMPVEGEPALVPADAMERGLVDLWARTTAGMTADERRTLKAAVDTMTESWVWELSNQLQNRIPDPVDYLEMRRATFGSDLTLSLCRMGHGPAVPPEVYRSGPVRSLENAAIDYACLVNDIFSYQKEIEYEGEFHNAVLVVQNFFGVDYPTALGVVHDLTTQRMQQFEHVIEHELPVLYDDFALSEAGRAAMDDYVLDLQNWLAGILNWHRNVDRYRAEWLGRRSHGFLPDRAPAPPVQLVS encoded by the coding sequence ATGACGCAGCCGTTCGAACTCCCGCACTTCTACATGCCGTATCCCGCGCGGCTCAACCCGCACCTCGACGAGGCCCGGGCCCATTCGACCGAGTGGGCGCGCGAGATGGGCATGCTGGAAGGATCCGGGATCTGGGAGCAGGCCGACCTGGAGGCGCACGACTACGGTCTCCTGTGCGCCTACACCCACCCCGACTGCGACGGACCCGCTCTCTCGCTGATCACCGACTGGTACGTGTGGGTGTTCTTCTTCGACGACCACTTCCTCGACATGTACAAGCGAACCCAGGACCGCGCCGCCGGAAAGGCTCACCTGGACCGCCTGCCGCTGTTCATGCCGCTCGACCCGGCGACCCCCGTGCCGCAGCCGGAGAATCCCGTCGAGGCGGGGCTGAAGGACCTGTGGGCGCGCACGGTGCCGTCGATGTCCGTGGACTGGCGCCGCCGCTTCTCCGTGGCCACCGAGCATCTGCTCAACGAGTCGATGTGGGAGCTGTCGAACATGAACGAGGGGCGGATCGCCAACCCCGTCGAGTACATCGAGATGCGCCGCAAGGTGGGCGGCGCCCCCTGGTCGGCCGGGCTCGTGGAGTACGCGACCGCCGAGGTGCCCGCCGCCGTCGCCGGCACCCGCCCGCTGCGGGTCCTGATGGAGACCTTCGCCGACGCCGTCCACCTGCGCAACGACCTGTTCTCCTACCAGCGCGAGGTCGAGGACGAGGGCGAGAACAGCAACGGCGTGCTGGTGCTGGAGACCTTCTTCGGCTGTACCACCCAGGAGGCCGCCGAGACCGTCAACGACATCCTCACCTCACGCCTGCACCAGTTCGAGCACACCGCGTTCACCGAAGTACCCGCCGTGGCCCTGGAGAAGGGCCTCACCCCGGACCAGGCCGCCGCGATCGCCGCCTACACCAAGGGACTTCAGGACTGGCAGTCGGGCGGCCATGAATGGCACCTGCGCTCCAGCCGCTACATGAACAAGGGCGCCCGGAGCGGATCGCCCTGGCAGCTGCCGAGCGGCCCCGGCGTCTTTGCCGCCGACGTCGGCGCGCTCCTCGCCTCGGCCGCCCAGGAACGCCTGCGCGCCTACGCCCACCTGCCGTACCAGACGGTCGGCCCGTCCATCCTGCCCGAGTTCCCCATGCCCTACCGGCTCGAACTGAGCCCGCATCTCGACGACGCCCGCCGGAACCTCGTCGGCTGGTCGCACCGCATGGGCATCCTCCAGGAGGGCATCTGGGACGAGGACAAACTCGCCGCCTACGACCTCGCGCTGTGCTCCGCGGGCATGGACCCGGACGCCACCCCCGAGGCCCTCGACCTCAGCGCCCAGTGGCTCGCCTGGGGGACGTACGGCGACGACTACTACCCGCTGGTCTACGGCCACCGCCGGGACCTGGCCGCCGCCCGGCTGACCACGGCCCGGCTGTCGCAGTGCATGCCCGTCGAGGGCGAGCCCGCCCTGGTCCCGGCCGACGCGATGGAACGCGGGCTCGTCGACCTGTGGGCGCGGACGACGGCCGGCATGACCGCCGACGAGCGGCGCACCCTGAAGGCCGCCGTGGACACGATGACCGAGAGCTGGGTGTGGGAGCTGTCCAACCAGCTGCAGAACCGCATCCCCGACCCGGTCGACTACCTGGAGATGCGACGCGCCACCTTCGGCTCCGATCTCACCCTGAGCCTGTGCCGGATGGGCCACGGCCCCGCCGTCCCGCCGGAGGTGTACCGCAGCGGCCCGGTGCGCTCACTGGAGAACGCCGCCATCGACTACGCCTGTCTGGTCAACGACATCTTCTCCTACCAGAAGGAGATCGAGTACGAGGGCGAGTTCCACAACGCCGTACTGGTGGTGCAGAACTTCTTCGGCGTCGACTACCCGACCGCGCTCGGTGTCGTCCACGACCTGACGACCCAGCGCATGCAGCAGTTCGAGCACGTCATCGAGCATGAACTGCCCGTGCTGTACGACGACTTCGCGCTGTCGGAGGCAGGCCGGGCGGCCATGGACGACTATGTCCTCGACCTGCAGAACTGGCTCGCCGGAATCCTGAACTGGCACCGGAACGTGGACCGCTACAGGGCCGAGTGGCTGGGCCGCCGCTCCCACGGCTTCCTGCCCGACCGGGCCCCCGCGCCGCCCGTCCAGCTCGTCAGCTGA
- a CDS encoding damage-control phosphatase ARMT1 family protein, with protein MPPTPFAPVILGNEPGSFPHSVLAERHPAIIGRVRDAFPYGPGQHRALDELLKSCTEGTVEPLPAAAPDRDRWQAWGLPGCAGLSWYDVPWLWAESYFYRRLLEAVGWFGPGPWQGIDPFRPFKRAELEAPETDGELAALDALPGLPEEERARALLHGSLWGNRADLGFRLSAEGAEARDPAPALVADDSAALWSLLPPGSAATLVLVADNAGRELVPDLLLLAHLLTEGRAARAVLHVKPYPYYVSDATTADVVDALHRLRAASGAAAEYARVLWSAMADGRLTVRAHPFSCAPLPYAEMPDDLRAEFAAADLTVFKGDLNYRRLVGDRLWPPTTPFQETTDWFPGPVAALRTLKSDVITGLSAPAEAALEAAEHGSWRTSGTHALIQVSGVEVK; from the coding sequence ATGCCCCCCACCCCGTTCGCACCCGTGATCCTCGGCAACGAACCCGGCTCGTTCCCGCACAGCGTGCTGGCCGAGCGGCATCCCGCCATCATCGGCCGGGTGCGGGACGCCTTCCCGTACGGACCCGGGCAGCACCGGGCACTCGACGAGCTGCTGAAGAGCTGCACCGAGGGCACGGTCGAGCCGCTGCCCGCCGCTGCCCCGGACCGGGACCGGTGGCAGGCGTGGGGTCTGCCCGGCTGTGCCGGGCTCTCCTGGTACGACGTGCCGTGGCTGTGGGCCGAGAGCTACTTCTACCGCCGGCTGCTGGAGGCCGTCGGCTGGTTCGGACCCGGGCCCTGGCAGGGCATCGACCCCTTCCGCCCGTTCAAGCGCGCCGAACTCGAGGCGCCGGAGACCGACGGGGAACTGGCCGCGCTGGACGCGCTGCCCGGCCTGCCGGAGGAGGAGCGGGCGCGAGCCCTGTTGCACGGCTCGCTGTGGGGCAACCGCGCCGACCTCGGCTTCCGGCTCTCCGCCGAGGGCGCCGAGGCCCGGGACCCGGCCCCCGCGCTGGTCGCCGACGACAGCGCGGCCCTGTGGTCCCTGCTGCCGCCCGGCAGCGCGGCCACACTCGTCCTGGTCGCCGACAACGCCGGCCGCGAACTCGTCCCGGACCTGCTGCTGCTCGCCCATCTCCTCACCGAGGGCCGGGCCGCCCGGGCGGTGCTGCACGTCAAGCCGTACCCGTACTACGTCTCCGACGCCACCACCGCCGACGTCGTCGACGCGCTCCACCGGCTGCGGGCCGCGTCCGGAGCGGCCGCCGAGTACGCGCGCGTGCTCTGGTCGGCCATGGCCGACGGCCGCCTCACCGTGCGCGCCCATCCCTTCTCCTGCGCCCCGCTGCCGTACGCGGAGATGCCGGACGACCTGCGCGCCGAGTTCGCCGCGGCCGACCTCACCGTCTTCAAGGGCGACCTCAACTACCGCCGTCTGGTGGGCGACCGGCTCTGGCCGCCGACCACGCCCTTCCAGGAGACGACCGACTGGTTCCCCGGCCCGGTCGCCGCGCTGCGCACCCTGAAGTCGGACGTGATCACCGGCCTGTCCGCGCCGGCCGAGGCCGCGCTGGAGGCGGCCGAGCACGGGAGCTGGCGCACCAGCGGCACGCACGCGCTGATCCAGGTCTCCGGGGTCGAGGTCAAGTGA
- a CDS encoding alpha/beta fold hydrolase — MTSFVLPHEVHGDGAHKVFAVHGWFADRSAYAAVLPDLDRTSFSYALVDLRGYGEARDAVGAYTTAEAAGDLVELADRLGWDRFSVLGHSMGGAVAQRLAALVPHRLRRMVGVSPVPASGVPLAGEQAALFTDAAHRPENRRAIIDLTTGGRRPAAWLDRMVARSLERSDAKAFRAWLDSWAGEDFHAGVVGSQVPALAVAGELDPALSPEVMRQTWMCWYPRAELVALPFAGHYAMDESPLDLIRAVEDFLRADAEDSAGAEDSVDADDSAAAVVPVGESEPA; from the coding sequence ATGACCTCCTTTGTGCTGCCCCATGAGGTGCACGGCGACGGCGCCCACAAGGTGTTCGCCGTGCACGGCTGGTTCGCCGACCGGTCCGCCTACGCCGCCGTCCTGCCGGATCTCGACCGCACCTCCTTCAGTTACGCGCTGGTCGACCTGCGCGGCTACGGCGAGGCCCGGGACGCGGTGGGCGCGTACACGACGGCCGAGGCGGCCGGGGACCTGGTGGAGCTGGCCGACCGGCTGGGCTGGGACCGGTTCTCGGTGCTCGGGCACTCCATGGGCGGCGCGGTGGCTCAACGCCTGGCGGCGCTCGTCCCGCACCGGCTGCGCCGGATGGTCGGTGTCTCCCCGGTGCCGGCCTCGGGAGTGCCGCTGGCCGGCGAGCAGGCCGCGCTGTTCACGGACGCCGCGCACAGGCCGGAGAACCGGCGCGCGATCATCGACCTCACCACCGGGGGCAGGCGTCCCGCCGCCTGGCTGGACCGGATGGTCGCCCGTTCGCTGGAGCGCAGCGACGCGAAGGCGTTCCGGGCCTGGCTGGACTCGTGGGCGGGCGAGGACTTCCACGCCGGTGTCGTGGGCAGCCAGGTGCCCGCCCTGGCCGTGGCCGGTGAGCTGGACCCGGCCCTGTCGCCCGAGGTCATGCGGCAGACCTGGATGTGCTGGTATCCGCGTGCCGAGCTCGTGGCACTGCCGTTCGCCGGCCACTACGCCATGGACGAGTCTCCGCTGGACCTGATCCGCGCGGTCGAGGACTTCCTGCGCGCGGACGCCGAAGACTCCGCGGGCGCCGAAGACTCCGTTGACGCCGATGACTCAGCGGCTGCCGTGGTCCCGGTCGGCGAGAGCGAGCCGGCGTGA
- the phsA gene encoding O-aminophenol oxidase PhsA has product MTDLIERTTGAAGQQAEKEPDETPVTTELTPYVEPLPVPPVLRPASADVLRETEIAIRPTWVRLHPQLPPTLMWGYDGQVPGPTIEVRRGQRVRIAWTNRIPKDSEYPVTSVEVPARAPGAPPPSTDPGREGVEPDKDVAALPAWTVTHLHGAQTGGGNDGWADNAVGYGDAQLSEYPNDHQAVQWWYHDHAMNITRWNVMTGLYGTYLVRDEEEDALRLPSGEREIPLLLADRNLDTDEDGRLNGRLLHKTVIVQQSNPETGKPVSIPFTGPYTTVNGRIWPYAEVDAAWYRFRLVNASNARIFELVLIDEDGNPVPGVVHQIGSDGGLLPRPVPVDFDGDLPTLTAAPAERFDLLVDFRALAGRTLRLVNKGPGRPPGVPDPAGNVRYPHVLEFRIRETCAEDTFELPEVLSGSFRRLTHDLPHGHRLILLTPPATKGAGGHPEIWELTEVEDPSGLTLPADGIVQVTGPDGTTRTYRRTSRTFNDGLGFTIAEGGYEQWSFLNLAPIVHPMHIHLADFQLLGRDAYDVSGFDPAVGGTRTPIRHDAGRAIPLAPNERGNKDVFRVPGSQMLRVMGRFDGAYGRFMYHCHLLEHEDMGMMRPFVVMPPEAMKFDHGGAHGGHGEGHTG; this is encoded by the coding sequence TTGACCGACCTCATCGAGCGGACCACCGGCGCGGCCGGGCAGCAGGCGGAGAAGGAGCCGGACGAAACGCCGGTCACCACCGAACTGACGCCGTACGTCGAGCCGTTGCCCGTCCCGCCCGTCCTGCGCCCGGCCTCCGCGGACGTCCTGCGCGAGACCGAGATCGCCATCCGCCCGACCTGGGTGCGCCTGCACCCGCAGCTGCCGCCGACCCTGATGTGGGGGTACGACGGGCAGGTGCCGGGCCCGACCATCGAGGTGCGGCGCGGACAGCGCGTCCGCATCGCCTGGACCAACCGCATACCGAAGGACAGCGAGTACCCGGTCACCTCGGTCGAGGTGCCCGCCCGCGCACCCGGCGCACCGCCGCCCAGCACCGATCCCGGCCGCGAGGGCGTCGAGCCCGACAAGGACGTCGCCGCGCTGCCCGCCTGGACGGTGACGCATCTGCACGGCGCCCAGACCGGCGGCGGCAACGACGGCTGGGCGGACAACGCCGTCGGGTACGGCGACGCCCAGCTGTCGGAGTACCCCAACGACCACCAGGCGGTGCAGTGGTGGTACCACGACCACGCGATGAACATCACGCGGTGGAACGTGATGACGGGCCTGTACGGCACCTACCTCGTCCGGGACGAGGAGGAGGACGCCCTCCGTCTGCCGTCCGGGGAGCGGGAGATACCGCTGCTCCTCGCCGACCGTAACCTCGACACCGACGAGGACGGCCGCCTCAACGGCCGGCTGCTGCACAAGACGGTGATCGTCCAGCAGAGCAACCCGGAGACCGGAAAGCCGGTCTCCATCCCGTTCACCGGCCCGTACACCACGGTCAACGGCCGCATCTGGCCGTACGCCGAGGTGGACGCGGCCTGGTACCGCTTCCGGCTGGTCAACGCCTCGAACGCGCGCATCTTCGAGCTCGTGCTGATCGACGAGGACGGCAACCCGGTACCGGGCGTCGTGCACCAGATCGGCAGCGACGGCGGGCTGCTGCCCCGCCCCGTGCCGGTCGACTTCGACGGCGACCTGCCCACGCTGACCGCCGCGCCGGCCGAGCGTTTCGACCTGCTCGTCGACTTCCGTGCGCTGGCGGGCCGCACCCTGCGGCTGGTGAACAAGGGCCCGGGCCGGCCGCCGGGCGTGCCGGACCCGGCCGGCAACGTGCGCTACCCGCACGTCCTGGAGTTCCGGATCCGCGAGACGTGTGCGGAGGACACCTTCGAGCTGCCCGAGGTGCTCTCCGGGTCCTTCCGCCGCCTGACCCACGACCTCCCGCACGGCCACCGCCTGATCCTGCTCACCCCGCCCGCCACCAAGGGGGCCGGCGGCCACCCGGAGATCTGGGAGCTGACCGAGGTCGAGGACCCGAGCGGCCTGACGCTCCCGGCCGACGGCATCGTGCAGGTCACCGGGCCCGACGGCACCACGAGGACATACCGGCGCACCTCCCGTACGTTCAACGACGGCCTCGGCTTCACCATCGCCGAGGGCGGCTACGAGCAGTGGAGCTTCCTCAACCTCGCGCCCATCGTCCACCCCATGCACATCCATCTGGCCGACTTCCAGCTGCTCGGCCGCGACGCCTACGACGTCTCGGGCTTCGACCCGGCCGTCGGCGGCACCCGCACGCCGATCCGTCACGACGCCGGCCGGGCGATCCCGCTCGCGCCCAACGAGCGGGGCAACAAGGACGTCTTCCGGGTGCCGGGCAGCCAGATGCTGCGGGTCATGGGCCGCTTCGACGGGGCGTACGGCCGGTTCATGTACCACTGCCATCTGCTGGAGCACGAGGACATGGGCATGATGCGGCCCTTCGTCGTGATGCCGCCCGAGGCGATGAAGTTCGACCACGGTGGGGCACACGGCGGCCATGGGGAGGGCCACACGGGCTGA